A genomic window from Salvia hispanica cultivar TCC Black 2014 chromosome 5, UniMelb_Shisp_WGS_1.0, whole genome shotgun sequence includes:
- the LOC125187989 gene encoding H/ACA ribonucleoprotein complex subunit 4-like, which translates to MTEAQLHSSEKPKKKKNTEENDGQIETTDFLIKPQSFTPAVDTSQWPILLKNYDKLNVRTGHYTPLPCGYSPLKRPLAEYIKYGIMNLDKPSNPSSHEVVAWIKRILRVEKTGHSGTLDPKVTGNLIVCIDRATRLVKSQQGAGKEYVCVARLHSKVPEVSKVARALETLTGAVFQRPPLISAVKRQLRIRTIYESKLLEYDADRHLVVFWISCEAGTYVRTMCVHLGLLLGVGSHMQELRRVRSGIMGEKDNMVTMHDVMDAQWMYDNFRDESYLRRVIMPLEKILTSYKRLVVKDSAVNAICYGAKLMIPGLLRFENDVEVGEEVVLMTTKGEAIALGIAEMTTAVMATCDHGTVAKIKRVVMDRDTYPRKWGLGPKASMKKKLIAEGKLDKHGKVIGTAAPSEWARNVVLPAGGDSVVAGEAATPSKAEEGAVLEEKKEKKSKKKKDEEGGEGEGEKGHKRKVDAVGGSPVVEGVVKKKKKVEAEDDANVEVETKEKKKKKKKKEGGEVETEAPASDEEKSEKKKKKKKDKTDENGGSVAAAGDDDDDSKSEKKKKKKKKHKDGEEKE; encoded by the exons ATGACAGAAGCTCAGCTCCACTCCTCCGAGAAAccgaaaaagaagaagaatactGAAGAAAATGACGGCCAAATCGAAACAACCGATTTTCTGATCAAGCCGCAGAGCTTCACCCCGGCTGTCGACACCTCTCAATGGCCGATTCTCCTCAAAAACTACGACAAGCTCAATGTCCGCACCGGCCACTACACGCCGCTCCCGTGCGGCTACTCGCCGCTGAAGCGGCCGCTGGCGGAGTACATCAAGTACGGCATCATGAACCTCGACAAGCCGTCGAATCCGTCGTCGCACGAGGTCGTGGCGTGGATCAAGCGCATTTTACGGGTCGAGAAAACCGGGCATTCCGGCACGCTCGACCCGAAAGTCACCGGTAACCTAATTGTGTGCATCGACCGCGCCACTCGGCTGGTTAAATCGCAGCAGGGTGCTGGGAAGGAATACGTCTGCGTTGCTCGCCTCCACTCCAAGGTTCCAGAAGTTTCTAAAGTGGCTCGGGCGCTGGAGACGCTGACCGGAGCTGTTTTTCAGCGGCCACCGCTGATCTCTGCTGTGAAAAGGCAGCTTCGAATCCGGACGATCTACGAGAGCAAGCTGCTTGAGTACGATGCTGACCGGCATTTGGTTGTTTTCTGGATCTCCTGTGAGGCTGGGACGTATGTGAGGACAATGTGCGTGCATTTGGGGCTATTACTCGGCGTTGGATCGCATATGCAG GAGCTTCGTAGGGTTAGGTCAGGGATAATGGGGGAGAAGGACAATATGGTAACTATGCATGACGTGATGGATGCACAGTGGATGTATGATAATTTCAGAGACGAGAGCTACCTGAGGAGGGTGATTATGCCGTTGGAGAAGATTTTGACCAGCTACAAGAGGCTTGTGGTGAAGGATTCAGCTGTGAATGCCATTTGTTATGGTGCGAAGCTTATGATTCCAGGGTTATTGCGGTTTGAAAATGATGTTGAGGTTGGAGAGGAAGTGGTGCTGATGACAACAAAAGGGGAGGCGATAGCTTTGGGGATTGCAGAGATGACTACTGCGGTGATGGCTACATGTGATCATGGGACGGTGGCGAAAATCAAGAGGGTGGTGATGGATAGGGATACTTATCCAAGGAAATGGGGTTTGGGGCCGAAGGCTTCGATGAAGAAGAAGCTGATTGCAGAGGGGAAGCTGGATAAGCATGGTAAAGTGATTGGGACTGCTGCACCTAGTGAGTGGGCCAGGAATGTCGTGCTGCCTGCTGGGGGTGATTCCGTGGTTGCTGGTGAGGCAGCTACGCCTTCTAAAGCAGAGGAGGGTGCCGTGTTggaggagaagaaggagaagaaaagtaagaagaagaaggatgaaGAAGGAGGTGAAGGTGAGGGTGAGAAAGGACATAAGAGGAAGGTGGATGCTGTTGGTGGGAGTCCGGTAGTTGAGGGTGTTgttaagaaaaagaagaaggttGAAGCAGAAGATGATGCAAATGTGGAGGTCGAGactaaagaaaagaagaagaagaaaaagaagaaagagggTGGTGAGGTAGAGACAGAAGCTCCGGCCTCAGATGAGGAGAAGtcagagaagaagaaaaagaagaaaaaagataagaCTGATGAAAATGGTGGATCTGTTGCAGCTGCTggggatgatgatgatgatagtaaaagtgagaagaagaaaaagaagaaaaagaagcacAAAGATGGTGAGGAAAAAGAGTAA